From Triticum aestivum cultivar Chinese Spring chromosome 4A, IWGSC CS RefSeq v2.1, whole genome shotgun sequence, a single genomic window includes:
- the LOC123086782 gene encoding pentatricopeptide repeat-containing protein At3g12770 yields MPPTPLPQPPTTAADLVRRYIGLLSAASVSSSLRALLPIHARAVLLGVAANPAFATRLLAAAAPRSLAYARRVFDAAPHRDAYMWNTLLRAHAHAHSHSVPANSPAADALQLYKRMRAAGVAPDCYTYPIVLPACAAARAPRFGRAAHGDAVRFALAGDGFVHSALIAMYCQEGEVVDAEQVFLAAADGARTIVSWTAMVAGYAQNCLFGQAVAVFGTMVAQGVLPNEITLISFLPCLQGQECLAAGEMVHGFVVKLGFDANLPLVNALIAMYGKCGSIASAKDLFDGMAARTVVSWNTMVAMYEQNGDGVRAIKFFHRMLSEKVGFDAVTLVSVLSACTRQGALETGKWVHELARSHGLDTDARIGNVLVDMYAKCGEIAYARQAFEGLREPGVVSWSAMISAYANHGEPEQALNLFSAMKGQGVKPNSFTLTAVLVACGYSGLVDEGLAVFNSIVRDYHISPTLENYACMVDMLGRAGRLVEAYEIIRGMSMQPDKCIWGAFLGGCRLHGNLELAEFVAKDLFLSGSNDVTFYVLMANMYFEAGMLEDAERTRRTMKEMELKKTAGHSLVCTSRERRAITR; encoded by the coding sequence ATGCCCCCTACTCCCCTCCCGCAGCCGCCCACCACCGCCGCTGACCTCGTCCGCCGCTACATCGGCCTCCTCTCAGCCGCCAGCGTCTCCTCCTCCCTCCGCGCTCTCCTCCCTATCCACGCCCGCGCCGTCCTCCTCGGCGTCGCCGCCAACCCAGCCTTCGCCACCAGGCTCCTCGCCGCCGCGGCCCCGCGCTCCCTCGCGTACGCCCGCAGGGTGTTCGACGCCGCGCCGCACCGCGATGCCTACATGTGGAACACCCTCCTCCgcgcccacgcccacgcccactCCCACTCCGTCCCGGCCAACTCCCCCGCAGCGGACGCGCTCCAGCTCTACAAGCGGATGCGCGCCGCGGGCGTCGCGCCGGACTGCTACACCTACCCGATCGTGCTCCCGGCGTGCGCCGCCGCGCGCGCCCCGCGGTTCGGGCGTGCCGCGCACGGGGACGCGGTGAGGTTCGCGCTCGCCGGGGACGGCTTCGTGCACAGCGCGCTCATCGCCATGTACTGccaggagggggaggtggtggacGCGGAGCAGGTGTTCTTGGCAGCCGCGGACGGCGCCCGCACGATCGTCTCGTGGACGGCCATGGTCGCGGGCTACGCGCAGAACTGCTTGTTCGGCCAGGCGGTCGCGGTGTTCGGCACGATGGTTGCCCAGGGCGTGCTCCCCAACGAGATCACTCTGATCAGTTTCCTGCCGTGCCTGCAGGGGCAAGAATGTCTCGCTGCCGGGGAGATGGTTCATGGGTTCGTCGTCAAGCTGGGGTTCGATGCGAATCTGCCGCTGGTGAATGCGCTCATCGCAATGTATGGGAAGTGCGGGAGCATTGCGTCGGCGAAAGACTTGTTTGATGGAATGGCTGCACGCACCGTGGTGTCCTGGAACACGATGGTTGCCATGTATGAGCAGAATGGTGATGGGGTTCGGGCGATCAAGTTCTTCCACAGGATGCTTAGTGAGAAGGTGGGGTTTGACGCTGTCACTCTGGTCAGTGTGCTTTCTGCTTGCACACGCCAGGGAGCCCTTGAGACAGGGAAGTGGGTGCACGAGCTCGCCAGGAGTCATGGGCTCGACACCGATGCGAGAATCGGCAATGTTCTCGTGGATATGTACGCAAAATGTGGTGAGATTGCTTACGCAAGGCAAGCTTTTGAAGGTTTGCGCGAGCCTGGTGTTGTGTCATGGAGCGCCATGATCAGTGCATATGCCAACCATGGTGAGCCTGAACAGGCTCTCAATCTCTTCTCCGCGATGAAAGGTCAAGGGGTGAAGCCTAATTCCTTCACGCTCACCGCGGTTCTAGTGGCGTGTGGCTACTCTGGCCTCGTTGACGAAGGGCTGGCGGTTTTCAACAGCATTGTCAGGGACTACCATATATCGCCTACACTCGAGAATTATGCCTGCATGGTTGACATGCTAGGACGTGCTGGCAGACTTGTCGAAGCATATGAAATCATCAGGGGAATGTCGATGCAGCCAGACAAGTGCATTTGGGGCGCGTTCCTTGGCGGTTGCAGGCTTCATGGCAACCTGGAGCTGGCTGAATTTGTTGCCAAGGATCTCTTCCTGTCGGGCTCCAATGACGTCACGTTCTACGTTTTGATGGCGAACATGTACTTCGAGGCTGGAATGCTGGAGGACGCGGAAAGGACGAGGAGGACCATGAAGGAGATGGAGCTCAAGAAGACGGCTGGGCACAGCTTAGTTTGTACCAGTAGAGAAAGAAGAGCCATCACGAGGTAG
- the LOC123086783 gene encoding protein FAM136A codes for MDHVGSMEERIVADRIRKKLEEVNVAAQKHLEGVQDHVNFTLQKEYFKCAHDCFDRRRTQEGITSCVENCGVPALSANNVVETEMAKFQERLNRSLMVCQDKFEAAKLQKMKTDATNELESCVNRSIDDSIRVLPHLVEQIKSTINMK; via the exons ATGGACCACGTGGGCTCCATGGAGGAGAGGATCGTGGCGGACCGGATCCGGAAGAAGCTGGAGGAGGTGAACGTCGCCGCCCAGAAGCACCTCGAGGGCGTGCAGGACCATGTCAACTTCACTCTGCAG AAAGAGTACTTCAAGTGTGCACATGACTGCTTTGATAGGCGACGGACTCAAGAGGGGATCACCAGCTGTGTAGAGAACTGTGGTGTGCCCGCTCTTTCTGCCAACAATGTTGTTGAGACTGAGATGGCCAAGTTCCAG GAAAGGTTGAATCGCTCGTTGATGGTCTGCCAAGATAAGTTTGAAGCAGCAAAGCTCCAGAAGATGAAGACAGACGCAACCAATGAGCTGGAGTCGTGCGTGAACAGGTCCATCGATGACAGCATCAGGGTCCTGCCCCATCTGGTTGAGCAGATCAAGTCCACCATTAACATGAAGTAG